The Toxoplasma gondii ME49 chromosome XI, whole genome shotgun sequence region TACGCGCTCGCGTTGCGGGCTTGGCTGAACGCAGTAACTGGACcttgacagagaagaaaatgaaaGAACCTTCCCTTGGCGCCACTACTCAGGAAGGTCAGACTCTGTTTCGCAGTCGTGTTTTTAGATGTGCTTTGACAAGGGCCATGCTACACGGGTTCAAGAAGAACCTGTATATCAGTTGTGATGCGAAGATGGAgtagagagaaaacaaactgAAGATGATCACTCAACACCCAGCAGTGTGGCAAAGCAAATAGCAGCGTGACAGCAGACCGACACAAGGGTCCTTCTGAATGTGCCAGCGGACCGGCAAGCCCGCATGCTAGACTGTTTCCAACGCCCACTAACAGTGTGCCGTCTAAAATAGTGGACACATGCTGCGAAGATACAAAATTAATACAGCTGGTGGTCCCAAGCGCCTCAAAGGCACCCTAAGAAGAAACGATACCAATCTTCGTGCGCCACAATCCCAACATACGCTGCGACATCACTTGCAAGACGGGCAAAGCGGCTTGTGCGTTTTCCCCTCTGATGACGATCTTCCTGaattttccttttctgttaACAAAGTCCGTCTGAAAACCATGGGGGAACTCTACTGTCTAGGCCATGCGCAAGCTCCCATTCCTTCGCTGACACTGATATAAAAAAGTCAGCTGTGATCCGTCCGCTCGAGCCGGTGCTGTCAGCTTGGCGCGGGTTCGACGcacgtctctttctttccccgcGGCTCCATCGAGTGAATCCTGTACCCTGTCTCGACAGGGCATTGATGTTGTGTTTTTCACGGCCTTTCTCTGGCTCTGCGTTGCCTTTTCCAGCGGCTATATCGCGGATTTTCTCATGTACGCTGCGACAGCTGACGGTGTTCGCACGTCTCCTGCACTGTCTCTACACTCTCCGTCCTCCTGTTGCACAGGCCTGTCAGCCTTTCGTTTCGATTGCTGCTTGCAGGGTCCACTCTTTTGACGGATTTCCAGTTTCAAAGTGTTGATGTATATTCGATGTGCTCTGACACGTTCTGACTCGTGGTCGTGTGCGGGAATTTCGCTGCCGGTGTCGTCTGTCCGTTTTGACCGGTCCAGACGTTGTGAGTTCTTGCTTTGTCACCGAGAGAATTCCAGGCAAGCCGCGGACCTTTTCCGTACTGGGCGCTCGTGCCCGTCAGGCCGTATGGCTCCTTGTGCCTCTGTGACAGAAGGCCTGAGAGGTGAGTGAACTCGCAGAAATGAGCTCATCTTTGGGCTCTGCAGATACGATGGAGAACCGGGGGCGGTCTGTTCCGCGCGAAGCCGCGGTTCGGAGACACATGCCCAacaagaaacacaaaacagaGACGGGAGGCGTGCCCCGCTTTCGGCGAAttccctcgtctttctcgcgtttcgtctctttcagCTTTTCGGTTTCACCGTGCCAAGCGTCCTCGCCGCCGCAGGCCCTCCTCGCCGTTTCTGTACCTCCTCCCCCAGAGTATGCTGCTCCGCAAGCCACGGCCGACGTGCGGCCGCGGAACTGTCAACTTTTCCTCCCGGCTTGCCGCCGACTTTTTCTGTGGCCAATTCTACTCTCATGTCTCGTTTGCTTGGAGTTCCACTCCGTCTTTGATCTACCGCGCACCTCATCGGCAGGGGACGCATCTGTGAGCCTCACGACCCgcgcctctcctttttctcgcgtctaCTCGATTCCTGTATTCCTCTTCACAGCGGGGGAACGGGACGACGGCACCCAGTCTAAGGAAGATGAGGCGGAAGGCGGAACGCAGAGGGGAGCTCAGTATTCACTAGAGAACGGCTCAATAGTCTCAACCGCGGAACGcttggagagaagacgacgcgcaAGTGGCCTGTTGTGGAACCAGGAAGCGGACACAGctcgagacgcagaacgcaCAGGAGCGACACAAAACGCTACAGACGCTTCTGGCCCCTTTCTCGGGGCCGAGTATACGCTGTCTTTTTTGGAGGAAACAAGCGAGGACGGTCAAAAAACTCCAGCGtcagcagaagaaaccagTCGCGAATCGCTCAAATTCGGCCCGTTGCAATACAACGGCGCTTCTCGGGGCTCTCTGCAAAAAGTGAACATCGTCGACGAAGTTGCAGGACCCACGAATCTCGGTGAGACAGAAACTTCTTGCAAAATCCCCTACATCGGCTCGGTGgatttctttcctcttcagtCTGTCCACACCGAAACAAGTCTATCTGTCGATCggtccgtcttcctctctgtagGCCTATATGTCTGTACGTACCTGTGTGTATCTATCTCTAtatctacgtatatatatgtatatgcatatgagTATATGTGAATCTTTtagttctctgtttccgttGTTTACGGCGTACACACATGGATATGATACCGGCGGCGTGAACCGGGCTGCTCACGGGCGTGTTTGCTTCATGAGGGAGGAGCGTCAGTCAGAGGCAAAGAAGTCCACGGATGACCCACCTGAATCACTAAAATTCCTCTCGAAGGGGAGCAAGGGCGTTCCGGCATGGtcacttttcttcgtttgGCCCCCGTTACCTcgcttttcgtctccttcgttgcCGGTTCGTGCTCAGGGAGGCTTCTGTACCACGTGAGCAGATTAAACAGCGACCTCGCCGAAGACGTTCTGGGAAATCAAGTTCTGACGAACCAGGTAAATGGAGGAAGCGCACATCAGCACGTGAAGACGCGCCCGGGTTCGGCATGCGGCGTCATTTTCATTTGAGTGGCGTCCGTTTCAGTTGAACCTAGGCAAGGGAGGAAAGTAATCGATCAGAAGAGCCAAGAAGATTCCAACAGACCGTGAATCGGGAACAGAGCGTGTGGGTTCAGGTGACGGCGGGAGAGCACAGAGGAATTGAGAACAAGGCTGCTGCTTGTTGATGTGTCTCGCTTCCTAATTTTTGCGTTTCCGTGCCACAATCTGTCTTGTGTTCCTCGCCAGATTATCGGCTCCACAGTGCTCGCGCTGAAAGCCAAGAGTCAGCAGCTGGGAGGCCTCGAGAAAGCTGTCAGCGTCCTCAAATCCAACGTCCGCGTCGGCCAACTGAGGGTGGTAGAATTTCGCGACCTCGTGCGAGCCAAGGCTCTAGAGCGCCAAGGTAAAACCAGAGAATTTGCGATGGTTCACGCggagtccaactcgtagtgTATactcgcgagaagaaaatacTTTCCCGCTAAACGTCCGCTTCTTCGAAAcacacttcccttctcgccgttcccGTGTCAGATAGGATTACTCACATAATCCGCTGGTACTGATTTTCTAGCATCTGAGTACTCTCGACGTTGAGAAAAGAGAGTTCTCGGCGACACACGGAGACCTTCAAAGTGACTCATACAACGGGATGCAAGCAGAAGACCCACCGGCAGTTCAGTTCGATTTGTTTGGTGTTCAGTGGGACTGGAGGTGGATCGGCAGATGCGGttctgtggagaagagaagagcaacgAAACCATGGGACGCGTGCGAAGGTTACTGAGAAACAGTCGCGTGATGCATGCGGTGTGCCGATGTaccgttgcatgcagttggtCAAACGCCCGTCCGTCTCTGGAGCTGCTGGTGTGTGCTTTTAGTTGAGCTGGAAATGCTTCTCTCACGTAGTGTTTATTTATACGTCTGCATCATTTGCGCCTGGAGGTGGTGGTGTTGTACGTGTTCTGTGTTTCGTCGTAGGAACTGTCAGGTTTGTTCATGTGTAGTTGCATGCATACGCCTGCAGACGACCTAAATAGACCTGCGCCTCACGCACCGCTGTTCGGACGTCGATCTCAAGCCCAGCATCGTGACAGACGTCGTTTGATTCGTGTTCCTAGCGCCATCGAAACCTGTATCATTTGtctttttgtcttctttgcttttgGTTCTGCTTTTCCTAGCGCTCTTTCGCGACCGGCTGGGCAACATCCGAGACCGAATCAACGATGCGGCAGGCTCGATCATCCTCCAGACGATGGCTGCCCTCCGCGGTGCCGTGGATCATCTGAagaacgaagcagacgcTTTGCTTTGGGGGGAAAAGTACCGGAGTCGCCTCAAACAGGTCGAATTGCAACTTCTCGGCAACGCCATGAAACTTGATGAGGTAAACGACAGAAATCCTTTTGTCGGAGGCTGAAGCAGGTCGCATGCACTGGGCGAGAAAGGATTCGAGAGGAGGAGCGACGTCTGCTAGGCATGAGGGTGCATGCCTATAGCTGCGGCTCAGGGCGGGACTTTGTCTAACGGTTTGCCTCTCTGGGGAGCTCTCCTCTTGTGTatgtctgtctttctgtgtaGATGAACATCGGCTTGGctttgtctttgttttcgtcTCGGGTTCGTCGAAACCCGCTCACGCTCCACTCAGCGCTGGATCTGTGAAGTTGTGGGAAACGCAACTCAAACGCTTCCAGACTTTACACAGCCTAACGCGTCGCCCGCTAGATATGATGGGGAGATTCGCTTGtgtcctttttcttgtcgCCCGACCCTTGTGGCTTCTTTGTACCGAGATTTCGTCGAGATAGCCTTCTTACTTCTTGGAGATTGACAGGTTCCAAGAAGCGGATTCCTCCTCTCGGGGTGTTGTCGCCGTCCGTCCCTGCTGCATCTTCCGTCTGTATGACTGAAGTCGAGACGAGTATTTGGCTGCCGTCGCACGTGGCTTGGTGCGAGACAAGGAGAGTGTGTCGATGGGTCGACACGGGGCGCCTCATCGCGCTGAGATGAGTGGCGGAACCTTTTCAATCATGTTTGCGACGAGAAGCATTCAGGCGTCCCCCGCGTGCATTTCGTTTTTCTATTCTTCAGCTCCGAGGGATTCTGGATCAAGCGAGAAGTCGAGTCGACGTGTGGGTGGAGGGTGCGGGGAATGTGGTGCAGCAGATGGGCCAGGACGCATCCCGtttggcgcatgcaggccaGGAATCTTTTCTGACCACGGCTGCGGCAATCAtcaagaaaaaggaagaagaattcgctcttttcttgtcGACGCCGCGTGTAGAAGTGACCTACGGAGACATGCTGGTCGACCAGATTTTGATGGATTTCCGCTCGAGCAGCGTGAGCATCATGGACTTAAGTTCCTGGCTTACGCAGGAAAACGGTTTCGGGAAGAAAACGGCGTCGGTCGACGAAGTCGCTGCCAGACTCTTGAACAAATTGCGAGCCGCAGAACCCAACGTAGACATGTAAGGGCTCTTCTTAACTGTCGACACAAAACtgttacatatatatttgtcgATCTATCTGCATCGCTacacgtgtgtgtgtgtatatacatacgaACATActtacatacatacatatgtattcatatatatatatatatatatatatatgtatgcggAGATTGttctgtatgtatgtacaagTATGTTGCTGCACATTTACGTAATCACATCTATATTATGTGCTCATGTGTAGTTTTTGTGTAGAATCTCTGTGTCGAGCCATGTGTGTTTCTATCGATTCGTAGACGTGGTTGTCCCTAGTTGTTCGCACTCAGagttctctgtgtgtctgggTGAAGAATGTTCCAGGTCTTGCTCGTCTGTGGACTGCTAAAGAGCGTCggcgtgtgtgtctctgcactgCGTCTCCGAGTGGTTTGCGTTTTTGGAGGACTCCAGCCATATTTCCggttcgtctcctttcttcgcgaTGTCTGTCTTGTCATCTGCTGCTGCGCTTCCCCGTTTtgacttcttcttcgtgtttccTTTGCAGCCGCGCGGTGTTCTGTTTCGTTCCGCCGTACCCGGCCGCAAAGAATCTCGACGACGGCCGCTTTCACATCGTCCCGGACCTTCGAATAATGCAGACTGTCTTGGCGCATTTGCAGAAAGTGGACGTCGCGCGGAGCTACGTCGTCCTCTCGGTTGACCAACTTCTCATCCAGTCGCAGATCGTCGCCTTCGACAGGAGCGGCAAGCGCGCGGCCTCTGCCGTCTTCGTTCTGAAGCCTAGAAGTAAGCTTggtggagacagcagccGGCTTTCGCGTGCGGAAGTGCGAACTGGACAACTCGCTGAAATCAGCGGAAGAGCTCTCGCGGAGTTATTCTTCATGAAACGCGTGATTCGGGCGACTCGCGAACACGATCCAGCTGTGCAGGAACACCTCCCGGATGAACGGGGAACGCGGCTGCGCTATGGAGAAAGCTTTGTTTGTCTGGGTGCAGTCGACTCGTCGTTCAAGGGACTCGCACCCCTCTTCATGTGCCAGGCGCAGGATGCAGACAgggtgtttgtgtgtgttgtcTGAAGCTGCTTTACATGTTTTTCTCAGCGCGCGCGTGGAGGTGTCGTGGAAACAGTTGATCCGTTGCAGAGGCGTTTGTCTAGCGCGTGCGAGAGACTGGGAGCTAGGAAAACAGTGCTTGGAAGTGGGGTAATTCTGTGGGGGCTGTTTTTAGGGTGATGTCAGATGCGAAGTCGCATGTCTCCATCGCCGTCGGTTTCCCCTGGGTTTGTGTCATGGGCTGAAGGCGCTACTGACGGATGCTTTCCTCGCGCAgtcttcttcagtctctgATCTTCTTCAGTCTCGGATGCTGACCGTATACGGAGGATGCAGTCCCGGTTTCGCTCGCGAAGCGACGCACGTCGACCGGAGACAAACGTTTTCGACCACCCTGTCGGCCGGTGGCAGAGATAAGCAGGGGCATCGGGGACTCTTCTTGGAAGACACTCtggagcgagaaggaagtcgGCTGCGTCTTGAATTGGATCCTCGTCGAATTGCGGAGAAATTGAATTTTCCCAAGTTCACGGAGCGCACGTCGTGCTGTCGAtgtttgctgtctctttcgcttgcAGGCACTCATGGAGGCGATGTGATGTTTTCTCGAATCGATTCGTACGGCTTCGAGTTTCGACGAAATCTCTCGAGACACTCCCGCGATGTGATGCGCGAGGCCTTGCGAGCAACGGGACCGAAAACGAGAGTCCTCATCGTGTACGCAGGACAACGTCCAGGTGAGTTCATGTGTCAAGTAGTTTTTCTGAAATTCCCTTTTCgacgtttttctctgaaaCCCTTTCCTCTGAAAtcctttctctcgattcgttctgctctccttttccttcctctaaaGTGCTCAAAGGTCGTCTCACTCAAACTCCGTTTCCTGAGGTTGTTTACACTTTGTTCTGAAGTCTTTCGTAAATTCCTTCTAAATCTTTTTCCTACGACCCCTTTTTTATTCTTCTTCCCGAAACActcttttcttcagttcTCTTCAATTCTTTTTGCTGAGACAGTACTCTGGAATCCGTTTTATGGAATCCCTTCTCGGAATGTCTACCCTGGAATCACTTTCCTCGCAGAGATTCATGACTCAGGACCACCGTATCCCCTCCAGCATGTGCGTGTCGGAAGCCTCTGCGTTTGCAGGGTGTATGGGGGAAAACGCCTTTATGTGCTGTCAAGTGCGCCAGGAGAAAATCTATACATCTGTCGTTCGGCGACACTAATGGCAGTTTCCTTTACGTGGTCGGATAATGCTGCCTTCAATTCCTGTGGTCATTTGTTCCACCTTTCCAACGAGTTGTCTTTTCCTTGTCGTGATCAGTTTCGACTGCGACTGGTCCATGCTTATCTTCTATTTCTATCTTTGTCGTCCTGTCTCGTTTGTCTTAATATCTGCTTcgggtatatatatatatatatatttctcttctctatctctcttGATCTCTGAATGTGGGACatgtaatatatatatgtatatatatatatatatgcacgtttttctgtgcgtgtgtgttttttAGCGACACGTCGAGGGAGCGAGGCTTCGATGCGGCACCATTCGATGACGTACCTTGCGGAGGCGGGGAGTTGCGCGGCGGAGTTCGCGAGATATAACGACCAGTCACTTCCAGAAATTCAGCAGTTGTCGACGAGGCTGAGGTCCGAACTTCGTTTCTTCATGGCGAtcgagagaaactgcagaaaGGCTTTGGTCTCAGCTCGCATTCCGCCCGACGTGGAGCAGACTCTCCACCTCCCTCCCATCAACATGGGCGTCTACCGAATCTACCACATCAACCAAACTGCGGttttcgctgccttctcaGAGGTTCCTCTCCCCAGTGTgcccctctcttccttcttcaggtAAACGcggagaacaaagaaaaatGTTTTTCTTCGATCAGCGTTCTTGCCTCGGGGTCTTGAAGAGACACGCTCGTCTCAGAGACAACAGACGTATTATAGCTGTATGCTGTGTCCATGTGTGTGAGTGTCTGGGAATACACTTGtgcatatatacgtgtacatatttgtgtgtttaccacatgtgtgtatatatgtatatatatatgtatatatatgtatatatatatatatgcatgtgtataaCTGTAGGTGTGTCTGTACCCTATGTGGAAGTGCAGACGGTGAAAGCCGAGGAGGCGTTCAGGTGCATGTCTGTGTGCGAATCGGATGACCGCTCACGCGTTCCGTGGAATTTATTCTCTGCGGCGGAACTCGGCCACGGggggtgtctagacaccggACGCGTTTCAGGCGGCGTTGCGTTCGCGTCTCAGGTCTGCCGTCGGACTGCTGCGACTGGAGATAACGCGTTCTCGCTTCGGGCGGAAGGAGTTCGCTGTGCCGCCCCGCGCAGCGCTGGCCCAAGCGCTCTCGACTTTGTTTTCTCAGCGCATCGACGGAGATGCGCTTGTGACTTTGCGCGCGCGCGTGACCTCCGACACACGGTTGAGCTGggtgagaaggaagaaagctCGGACGTCTATACACCTGGAGACGAGTGTGGCGCCTCCGCTGTACGTGGGAACTCACCTAGTCGCAGACATCCGGAAAGAATACCTGACGCCGCAGGCGATTCTTACTTCCGTGGCTGACTATGTCGCGAACAAGTACCTCTCGCAGAACTTCATGCGGTACAGAGAAAAGCTCGAAGGCCGAGTTCTCTACATCCAAATTTCGCAACAAGGTTAGAGACCGGAgacaaaagcagaagaagcatgGAGCcagcgggagaggaagagcaggagagaggaaagaaggaaaggagaaggccagagagagcgaaggacgTGAATGAGGGAACCAGGAGGAGTAACTGAAGATAGAGATGAGAACgagtgaagaaagaaactggTGAAGAcacggtggagagagaacgagctCTGGTGTTTCAACAGTCCGGAGTCGTCGACATGCTCGTGTATCGAGTGCGCATGCGCTTGTGTCGATAGGGAGAAGGGATTTTGACGCAGCCCTCTGTGTTGTTCATGCGTTGCTGGAGAACCGcacaggaagaggaaaaagcaaagactatcctcaggcagagaagagcgtcACCAGGTAGACAGCCGTTTAAAATTTGAGAAGCATGGTGAGGAAGAGCGTTGGAGCAGACGAGAGGCTTCTCGTCTGGCTCACTCAGAG contains the following coding sequences:
- a CDS encoding hypothetical protein (encoded by transcript TGME49_309600), whose product is MSSSLGSADTMENRGRSVPREAAVRRHMPNKKHKTETGGVPRFRRIPSSFSRFVSFSFSVSPCQASSPPQALLAVSVPPPPEYAAPQATADVRPRNCQLFLPACRRLFLWPILLSCLVCLEFHSVFDLPRTSSAGDASVSLTTRASPFSRVYSIPVFLFTAGERDDGTQSKEDEAEGGTQRGAQYSLENGSIVSTAERLERRRRASGLLWNQEADTARDAERTGATQNATDASGPFLGAEYTLSFLEETSEDGQKTPASAEETSRESLKFGPLQYNGASRGSLQKVNIVDEVAGPTNLGRLLYHVSRLNSDLAEDVLGNQVLTNQIIGSTVLALKAKSQQLGGLEKAVSVLKSNVRVGQLRVVEFRDLVRAKALERQALFRDRLGNIRDRINDAAGSIILQTMAALRGAVDHLKNEADALLWGEKYRSRLKQVELQLLGNAMKLDELRGILDQARSRVDVWVEGAGNVVQQMGQDASRLAHAGQESFLTTAAAIIKKKEEEFALFLSTPRVEVTYGDMLVDQILMDFRSSSVSIMDLSSWLTQENGFGKKTASVDEVAARLLNKLRAAEPNVDIRAVFCFVPPYPAAKNLDDGRFHIVPDLRIMQTVLAHLQKVDVARSYVVLSVDQLLIQSQIVAFDRSGKRAASAVFVLKPRSTHGGDVMFSRIDSYGFEFRRNLSRHSRDVMREALRATGPKTRVLIVYAGQRPATRRGSEASMRHHSMTYLAEAGSCAAEFARYNDQSLPEIQQLSTRLRSELRFFMAIERNCRKALVSARIPPDVEQTLHLPPINMGVYRIYHINQTAVFAAFSEVPLPSVPLSSFFRSAVGLLRLEITRSRFGRKEFAVPPRAALAQALSTLFSQRIDGDALVTLRARVTSDTRLSWVRRKKARTSIHLETSVAPPLYVGTHLVADIRKEYLTPQAILTSVADYVANKYLSQNFMRYREKLEGRVLYIQISQQG